A genomic region of Macaca thibetana thibetana isolate TM-01 chromosome 14, ASM2454274v1, whole genome shotgun sequence contains the following coding sequences:
- the ROBO4 gene encoding roundabout homolog 4 isoform X2: MAQDSPPQILVHPQDQLFQGPGPARMSCRASGQPPPTIRWLLNGQPLSMVPPDPHHLLPDGTLLLLQPPARGHAHDGQALSTDLGVYTCEASNRLGTAVSRGARLSVAVLREDFQIQPRDMVAVVGEQLTLECGPPWGHPEPTVSWWKDGKPLVLQPGRYTVSGGSLLMARAEKSDSGAYMCVATNSAGHRESRAARVSIQGKDRGRLKSGPGCGLQFGWYVLVWAGVKVCGVRVKVLGVSCSGRFPPARVEIGMLKTWRLWEFGFPGVPPWLRDVPHLSSVTPACRPQPSPILPPEPQDYTEPVELLAVRIQLENVTLLNPDPAKGPKPGPAVWLSWKVSGPAAPAQSYTALFRTQTAPGDQGAPWAEELLAGWQSAELGGLHWGQDYEFKVRPSSGRARGPDSNVLLLRLPEKVPSAPPQEVTLKPGNGSVLVSWVPPPAENHNGIIRGYQVWSLGNTSLPPANWTVVGEQTQLEIATRMPGSYCVQVAAVTGAGAGEPSSPVCLLLEQAMERATREPSEHGPWTLEQLRATLKRPEVIATCGVVLWLLLLGTAVCIHRRRRAGVHLGPGLYRYTSKDAILKHRMDHSDSQWLADTWRSTSGSRDLSSSSSLSSRLGADPRDPLDCRRSLLSWDSRSPGVPLLPDTSTFYGSLIAELPSSPPARPSPQVPAVRRLPPQLARLSSPCSSSDSLCSHRGLSSPRLSLAPTEAWKAKKKQELQHVNSSPLLRGSQPLELRACELGNRGSKNLSQSPGAVPQALVAWRALGPKLLSSSNELVTRPLPPAPLFPHETPQTQSQQTQPPVAPQAPSSILLATAPIPILSPCSPPSPQTSSLSGPSPASSHLSSSSLSSLGEDQDSVLTPEEVALCLELSEGEETPRNSVSPMPRAPSPPTTYGYISTPTASEFTGMDRTGGGVGSEGGVLLCPPRPCLTPTPSEGSLANGWGSASEDNAASARASLVSSSDGSFLADAHFARALAVAVDSFGFGLEPREADCVFTDASSPPSPRDDIFLTPNLSLPLWEWRPDWLEDMEVNHTQLLGRGMPPWSPDSRISSQRSQLHCPVPKAGASPVDYS; this comes from the exons ATGGCTCAGGACTCCCCGCCCCAGATCCTAGTCCACCCGCAAGACCAGCTGTTCCAGGGCCCTGGCCCTGCCAGGATGAGCTGCCGAGCCTCGGGCCAGCCACCTCCCACCATCCGCTGGCTGCTGAATGGGCAGCCCCTGAGCATGGTGCCCCCAGACCCACACCACCTCCTGCCTGATGGGACCCTTCTGCTGCTGCAGCCCCCTGCCCGGGGACATGCCCACGATGGCCAGGCCCTGTCCACAGACCTTGGTGTCTACACATGTGAGGCCAGCAACCGGCTGGGCACAGCAGTCAGCAGAGGCGCTCGGCTCTCTGTGGCTG TCCTCCGGGAGGATTTCCAGATCCAGCCTCGGGACATGGTAGCTGTGGTGGGTGAGCAGTTAACTCTGGAATGTGGGCCGCCCTGGGGCCACCCAGAGCCCACAGTCTCATGGTGGAAAGATGGGAAACCCCTGGTCCTCCAGCCCGGAAGGTACACG GTGTCCGGGGGGTCCCTGCTGATGGCAAGAGCAGAGAAGAGTGACTCAGGGGCCTACATGTGTGTGGCCACCAACAGCGCAGGACACAGGGAGAGCCGCGCAGCCCGGGTGTCCATCCAGGGTAAGGACAGGGGTCGGCTAAAATCAGGGCCAGGCTGCGGGCTCCAGTTTGGGTGGTATGTTCTGGTTTGGGCTGGGGTTAAGGTATGTGGGGTCAGGGTCAAAGTGCTGGGGGTCTCATGTAGTGGGAGGTTCCCCCCTGCTAGAGTAGAAATCGGAATGCTCAAGACCTGGAGACTCTGGGAGTTCGGGTTCCCTGGGGTTCCTCCCTGGCTGAGGGATGTTCCACACCTCAGTTCTGTCACTCCGGCCTGtaggccccagcccagccccatccTCCCCCCAGAGCCCCAGGACTACACAGAGCCTGTGGAGCTTTTGGCTGTGCGAATTCAGCTGGAAAATGTGACACTGCTGAACCCGGACCCCGCAAAGGGCCCCAAGCCTGGACCGGCTGTGTGGCTCAGCTGGAAG GTGAGCGGCCCTGCTGCACCTGCCCAATCTTACACGGCCTTGTTCAGGACCCAGACTGCCCCGGGAGACCAGGGAGCTCCATGGGCAGAGGAGCTGCTGGCCGGCTGGCAGAGCGCAGAGCTTGGAGGCCTCCACTGGGGCCAAGACTATGAGTTCAAAGTGAGACCATCTTCCGGCCGGGCTCGAGGCCCTGACAGCAACGTGCTGCTCCTGAGGCTGCCGGAAAAAG TGCCCAGTGCCCCACCCCAGGAGGTGACCCTAAAACCTGGCAATGGCAGTGTCCTTGTGAGCTGGGTCCCACCACCTGCTGAAAACCACAATGGCATCATCCGTGGCTACCAG GtctggagcctgggcaacacgtcACTGCCCCCAGCCAACTGGACTGTGGTTGGTGAGCAGACCCAGCTGGAAATCGCCACCCGCATGCCAGGCTCCTACTGTGTGCAAGTGGCTGCAGTCACTGGTGCTGGAGCTGGGGAACCCAGTAGCCCTGTCTGCCTCCTTTTAG AGCAGGCCATGGAGCGAGCCACCCGAGAACCCAGTGAGCatggtccctggaccctggaGCAGCTGAGGGCCACCTTGAAGCGGCCTGAGGTCATTGCCACCTGTGGTGTTGTGCTCTGGCTGCTGCTTCTGGGCACCGCTGTGTGTATCCACCGCCGGCGCCGAGCTGGGGTGCACCTGGGCCCAG GTCTGTACAGATATACCAGTAAGGACGCCATCCTAAAACACAG GATGGATCACAGTGACTCCCAGTGGTTGGCAGACACTTGGCGTTCCACCTCTGGCTCTCGGGActtgagcagcagcagcagcctcagcAGTAGGCTGGGGGCGGACCCCCGGGACCCGCTAGACTGTCGTCGCTCCT TGCTCTCCTGGGACTCCCGAAGCCCCGGCGTGCCCCTACTTCCAGACACCAGCACTTTTTATGGCTCCCTCATCGCTGAGCTGCCCTCCAGTCCCCCAGCCAGGCCAAGTCCCCAGGTCCCAGCTGTCAGGCGCCTACCACCCCAGCTGGCCCGACTTTCCAGCCCCTGTTCCAGCTCAGACAGCCTCTGCAGCCACAGGGGACTCTCTTCTCCACGCTTGTCTCTGGCACCTACAGAGGCTTGGAAGGCCAAAAAGAAGCAGG AGCTGCAGCATGTCAACAGTTCCCCACTGCTCCGGGGCAGCCAACCCTTGGAGCTCCGGGCCTGTGAGTTGGGAAATAGAGGTTCCAAGAACCTTTCCCAAAGCCCAG GAGCTGTGCCCCAAGCTCTGGTTGCTTGGCGGGCCCTGGGACCGAAACTCCTCAGCTCCTCAAATGAGCTGGTTACTCGTCCTCTCCCTCCAGCACCCCTCTTTCCTCATGAAACTCCCCAAACTCAGAGTCAACAGACCCA GCCTCCGGTGGCACCACAGGCTCCCTCCTCCATCCTGCTGGCAACAGCCCCCATTCCCATCCTTAGCCCCTGCAGTCCCCCTAGCCCTCAGACCTCTTCCCTCTCTGGCCCCAGCCCAGCTTCCAGTCACCTATCCAGCTCCTCACTGTCATCCCTGGGGGAGGATCAAGACAGCGTGCTGACCCCTGAGGAGGTAGCCCTGTGTTTGGAACTCAGTGAGGGTGAGGAGACTCCCAG GAACAGCGTCTCTCCCATGCCAAGAGCTCCTTCACCCCCCACCACCTATGGGTATATCAGCACCCCAACAGCCTCAGAGTTCACGGGCATGGACAGGACCGGAGGAGGGGTGGGGTCCGAGGGGGGAGTCTTGCTGTGCCCACCTCGGCCctgcctcacccccacccccagcgaGGGCTCCTTAGCCAATGGTTGGGGCTCAGCCTCTGAGGACAATGCTGCCAGCGCCAGAGCCAGCCTTGTCAGCTCCTCCGATGGCTCCTTCCTCGCTGATGCCCACTTTGCCCGGGCCCTGGCAGTGGCAGTGGATAGCTTTGGTTTTGGTCTAGAGCCCAGGGAGGCAGACTGCGTCTTCACAG ATGCCTCATCACCTCCCTCCCCAAGGGATGACATCTTCCTGACCCCCAACCTCTCCCTGCCCCTGTGGGAGTGGAGGCCAGACTGGTTGGAAGACATGGAGGtcaaccacacccagctgctgGGAAGGGGGATGCCTCCCTGGTCCCCTGACTCTCGGATCTCTTCCCAGAGAAGTCAGCTCCACTGTCCTGTGCCCAAGGCTGGTG CTTCTCCTGTAGATTACTCCTGA
- the ROBO4 gene encoding roundabout homolog 4 isoform X4, translating into MGSGGESLRGSRASRPLLLLLIMGGMAQDSPPQILVHPQDQLFQGPGPARMSCRASGQPPPTIRWLLNGQPLSMVPPDPHHLLPDGTLLLLQPPARGHAHDGQALSTDLGVYTCEASNRLGTAVSRGARLSVAVLREDFQIQPRDMVAVVGEQLTLECGPPWGHPEPTVSWWKDGKPLVLQPGRYTVSGGSLLMARAEKSDSGAYMCVATNSAGHRESRAARVSIQGKDRGRLKSGPGCGLQFGWYVLVWAGVKVCGVRVKVLGVSCSGRFPPARVEIGMLKTWRLWEFGFPGVPPWLRDVPHLSSVTPACRPQPSPILPPEPQDYTEPVELLAVRIQLENVTLLNPDPAKGPKPGPAVWLSWKVSGPAAPAQSYTALFRTQTAPGDQGAPWAEELLAGWQSAELGGLHWGQDYEFKVRPSSGRARGPDSNVLLLRLPEKVPSAPPQEVTLKPGNGSVLVSWVPPPAENHNGIIRGYQVWSLGNTSLPPANWTVVGEQTQLEIATRMPGSYCVQVAAVTGAGAGEPSSPVCLLLEQAMERATREPSEHGPWTLEQLRATLKRPEVIATCGVVLWLLLLGTAVCIHRRRRAGVHLGPELQHVNSSPLLRGSQPLELRACELGNRGSKNLSQSPGAVPQALVAWRALGPKLLSSSNELVTRPLPPAPLFPHETPQTQSQQTQPPVAPQAPSSILLATAPIPILSPCSPPSPQTSSLSGPSPASSHLSSSSLSSLGEDQDSVLTPEEVALCLELSEGEETPRNSVSPMPRAPSPPTTYGYISTPTASEFTGMDRTGGGVGSEGGVLLCPPRPCLTPTPSEGSLANGWGSASEDNAASARASLVSSSDGSFLADAHFARALAVAVDSFGFGLEPREADCVFTDASSPPSPRDDIFLTPNLSLPLWEWRPDWLEDMEVNHTQLLGRGMPPWSPDSRISSQRSQLHCPVPKAGASPVDYS; encoded by the exons ATGGGCTCTGGAGGAGAAAGCCTCCGGGGGTCCCGGGCTTCCCGGCCTCTGCTGCTCCTGCTCATCATGG GAGGCATGGCTCAGGACTCCCCGCCCCAGATCCTAGTCCACCCGCAAGACCAGCTGTTCCAGGGCCCTGGCCCTGCCAGGATGAGCTGCCGAGCCTCGGGCCAGCCACCTCCCACCATCCGCTGGCTGCTGAATGGGCAGCCCCTGAGCATGGTGCCCCCAGACCCACACCACCTCCTGCCTGATGGGACCCTTCTGCTGCTGCAGCCCCCTGCCCGGGGACATGCCCACGATGGCCAGGCCCTGTCCACAGACCTTGGTGTCTACACATGTGAGGCCAGCAACCGGCTGGGCACAGCAGTCAGCAGAGGCGCTCGGCTCTCTGTGGCTG TCCTCCGGGAGGATTTCCAGATCCAGCCTCGGGACATGGTAGCTGTGGTGGGTGAGCAGTTAACTCTGGAATGTGGGCCGCCCTGGGGCCACCCAGAGCCCACAGTCTCATGGTGGAAAGATGGGAAACCCCTGGTCCTCCAGCCCGGAAGGTACACG GTGTCCGGGGGGTCCCTGCTGATGGCAAGAGCAGAGAAGAGTGACTCAGGGGCCTACATGTGTGTGGCCACCAACAGCGCAGGACACAGGGAGAGCCGCGCAGCCCGGGTGTCCATCCAGGGTAAGGACAGGGGTCGGCTAAAATCAGGGCCAGGCTGCGGGCTCCAGTTTGGGTGGTATGTTCTGGTTTGGGCTGGGGTTAAGGTATGTGGGGTCAGGGTCAAAGTGCTGGGGGTCTCATGTAGTGGGAGGTTCCCCCCTGCTAGAGTAGAAATCGGAATGCTCAAGACCTGGAGACTCTGGGAGTTCGGGTTCCCTGGGGTTCCTCCCTGGCTGAGGGATGTTCCACACCTCAGTTCTGTCACTCCGGCCTGtaggccccagcccagccccatccTCCCCCCAGAGCCCCAGGACTACACAGAGCCTGTGGAGCTTTTGGCTGTGCGAATTCAGCTGGAAAATGTGACACTGCTGAACCCGGACCCCGCAAAGGGCCCCAAGCCTGGACCGGCTGTGTGGCTCAGCTGGAAG GTGAGCGGCCCTGCTGCACCTGCCCAATCTTACACGGCCTTGTTCAGGACCCAGACTGCCCCGGGAGACCAGGGAGCTCCATGGGCAGAGGAGCTGCTGGCCGGCTGGCAGAGCGCAGAGCTTGGAGGCCTCCACTGGGGCCAAGACTATGAGTTCAAAGTGAGACCATCTTCCGGCCGGGCTCGAGGCCCTGACAGCAACGTGCTGCTCCTGAGGCTGCCGGAAAAAG TGCCCAGTGCCCCACCCCAGGAGGTGACCCTAAAACCTGGCAATGGCAGTGTCCTTGTGAGCTGGGTCCCACCACCTGCTGAAAACCACAATGGCATCATCCGTGGCTACCAG GtctggagcctgggcaacacgtcACTGCCCCCAGCCAACTGGACTGTGGTTGGTGAGCAGACCCAGCTGGAAATCGCCACCCGCATGCCAGGCTCCTACTGTGTGCAAGTGGCTGCAGTCACTGGTGCTGGAGCTGGGGAACCCAGTAGCCCTGTCTGCCTCCTTTTAG AGCAGGCCATGGAGCGAGCCACCCGAGAACCCAGTGAGCatggtccctggaccctggaGCAGCTGAGGGCCACCTTGAAGCGGCCTGAGGTCATTGCCACCTGTGGTGTTGTGCTCTGGCTGCTGCTTCTGGGCACCGCTGTGTGTATCCACCGCCGGCGCCGAGCTGGGGTGCACCTGGGCCCAG AGCTGCAGCATGTCAACAGTTCCCCACTGCTCCGGGGCAGCCAACCCTTGGAGCTCCGGGCCTGTGAGTTGGGAAATAGAGGTTCCAAGAACCTTTCCCAAAGCCCAG GAGCTGTGCCCCAAGCTCTGGTTGCTTGGCGGGCCCTGGGACCGAAACTCCTCAGCTCCTCAAATGAGCTGGTTACTCGTCCTCTCCCTCCAGCACCCCTCTTTCCTCATGAAACTCCCCAAACTCAGAGTCAACAGACCCA GCCTCCGGTGGCACCACAGGCTCCCTCCTCCATCCTGCTGGCAACAGCCCCCATTCCCATCCTTAGCCCCTGCAGTCCCCCTAGCCCTCAGACCTCTTCCCTCTCTGGCCCCAGCCCAGCTTCCAGTCACCTATCCAGCTCCTCACTGTCATCCCTGGGGGAGGATCAAGACAGCGTGCTGACCCCTGAGGAGGTAGCCCTGTGTTTGGAACTCAGTGAGGGTGAGGAGACTCCCAG GAACAGCGTCTCTCCCATGCCAAGAGCTCCTTCACCCCCCACCACCTATGGGTATATCAGCACCCCAACAGCCTCAGAGTTCACGGGCATGGACAGGACCGGAGGAGGGGTGGGGTCCGAGGGGGGAGTCTTGCTGTGCCCACCTCGGCCctgcctcacccccacccccagcgaGGGCTCCTTAGCCAATGGTTGGGGCTCAGCCTCTGAGGACAATGCTGCCAGCGCCAGAGCCAGCCTTGTCAGCTCCTCCGATGGCTCCTTCCTCGCTGATGCCCACTTTGCCCGGGCCCTGGCAGTGGCAGTGGATAGCTTTGGTTTTGGTCTAGAGCCCAGGGAGGCAGACTGCGTCTTCACAG ATGCCTCATCACCTCCCTCCCCAAGGGATGACATCTTCCTGACCCCCAACCTCTCCCTGCCCCTGTGGGAGTGGAGGCCAGACTGGTTGGAAGACATGGAGGtcaaccacacccagctgctgGGAAGGGGGATGCCTCCCTGGTCCCCTGACTCTCGGATCTCTTCCCAGAGAAGTCAGCTCCACTGTCCTGTGCCCAAGGCTGGTG CTTCTCCTGTAGATTACTCCTGA
- the ROBO4 gene encoding roundabout homolog 4 isoform X1 encodes MGSGGESLRGSRASRPLLLLLIMGGMAQDSPPQILVHPQDQLFQGPGPARMSCRASGQPPPTIRWLLNGQPLSMVPPDPHHLLPDGTLLLLQPPARGHAHDGQALSTDLGVYTCEASNRLGTAVSRGARLSVAVLREDFQIQPRDMVAVVGEQLTLECGPPWGHPEPTVSWWKDGKPLVLQPGRYTVSGGSLLMARAEKSDSGAYMCVATNSAGHRESRAARVSIQGKDRGRLKSGPGCGLQFGWYVLVWAGVKVCGVRVKVLGVSCSGRFPPARVEIGMLKTWRLWEFGFPGVPPWLRDVPHLSSVTPACRPQPSPILPPEPQDYTEPVELLAVRIQLENVTLLNPDPAKGPKPGPAVWLSWKVSGPAAPAQSYTALFRTQTAPGDQGAPWAEELLAGWQSAELGGLHWGQDYEFKVRPSSGRARGPDSNVLLLRLPEKVPSAPPQEVTLKPGNGSVLVSWVPPPAENHNGIIRGYQVWSLGNTSLPPANWTVVGEQTQLEIATRMPGSYCVQVAAVTGAGAGEPSSPVCLLLEQAMERATREPSEHGPWTLEQLRATLKRPEVIATCGVVLWLLLLGTAVCIHRRRRAGVHLGPGLYRYTSKDAILKHRMDHSDSQWLADTWRSTSGSRDLSSSSSLSSRLGADPRDPLDCRRSLLSWDSRSPGVPLLPDTSTFYGSLIAELPSSPPARPSPQVPAVRRLPPQLARLSSPCSSSDSLCSHRGLSSPRLSLAPTEAWKAKKKQELQHVNSSPLLRGSQPLELRACELGNRGSKNLSQSPGAVPQALVAWRALGPKLLSSSNELVTRPLPPAPLFPHETPQTQSQQTQPPVAPQAPSSILLATAPIPILSPCSPPSPQTSSLSGPSPASSHLSSSSLSSLGEDQDSVLTPEEVALCLELSEGEETPRNSVSPMPRAPSPPTTYGYISTPTASEFTGMDRTGGGVGSEGGVLLCPPRPCLTPTPSEGSLANGWGSASEDNAASARASLVSSSDGSFLADAHFARALAVAVDSFGFGLEPREADCVFTDASSPPSPRDDIFLTPNLSLPLWEWRPDWLEDMEVNHTQLLGRGMPPWSPDSRISSQRSQLHCPVPKAGASPVDYS; translated from the exons ATGGGCTCTGGAGGAGAAAGCCTCCGGGGGTCCCGGGCTTCCCGGCCTCTGCTGCTCCTGCTCATCATGG GAGGCATGGCTCAGGACTCCCCGCCCCAGATCCTAGTCCACCCGCAAGACCAGCTGTTCCAGGGCCCTGGCCCTGCCAGGATGAGCTGCCGAGCCTCGGGCCAGCCACCTCCCACCATCCGCTGGCTGCTGAATGGGCAGCCCCTGAGCATGGTGCCCCCAGACCCACACCACCTCCTGCCTGATGGGACCCTTCTGCTGCTGCAGCCCCCTGCCCGGGGACATGCCCACGATGGCCAGGCCCTGTCCACAGACCTTGGTGTCTACACATGTGAGGCCAGCAACCGGCTGGGCACAGCAGTCAGCAGAGGCGCTCGGCTCTCTGTGGCTG TCCTCCGGGAGGATTTCCAGATCCAGCCTCGGGACATGGTAGCTGTGGTGGGTGAGCAGTTAACTCTGGAATGTGGGCCGCCCTGGGGCCACCCAGAGCCCACAGTCTCATGGTGGAAAGATGGGAAACCCCTGGTCCTCCAGCCCGGAAGGTACACG GTGTCCGGGGGGTCCCTGCTGATGGCAAGAGCAGAGAAGAGTGACTCAGGGGCCTACATGTGTGTGGCCACCAACAGCGCAGGACACAGGGAGAGCCGCGCAGCCCGGGTGTCCATCCAGGGTAAGGACAGGGGTCGGCTAAAATCAGGGCCAGGCTGCGGGCTCCAGTTTGGGTGGTATGTTCTGGTTTGGGCTGGGGTTAAGGTATGTGGGGTCAGGGTCAAAGTGCTGGGGGTCTCATGTAGTGGGAGGTTCCCCCCTGCTAGAGTAGAAATCGGAATGCTCAAGACCTGGAGACTCTGGGAGTTCGGGTTCCCTGGGGTTCCTCCCTGGCTGAGGGATGTTCCACACCTCAGTTCTGTCACTCCGGCCTGtaggccccagcccagccccatccTCCCCCCAGAGCCCCAGGACTACACAGAGCCTGTGGAGCTTTTGGCTGTGCGAATTCAGCTGGAAAATGTGACACTGCTGAACCCGGACCCCGCAAAGGGCCCCAAGCCTGGACCGGCTGTGTGGCTCAGCTGGAAG GTGAGCGGCCCTGCTGCACCTGCCCAATCTTACACGGCCTTGTTCAGGACCCAGACTGCCCCGGGAGACCAGGGAGCTCCATGGGCAGAGGAGCTGCTGGCCGGCTGGCAGAGCGCAGAGCTTGGAGGCCTCCACTGGGGCCAAGACTATGAGTTCAAAGTGAGACCATCTTCCGGCCGGGCTCGAGGCCCTGACAGCAACGTGCTGCTCCTGAGGCTGCCGGAAAAAG TGCCCAGTGCCCCACCCCAGGAGGTGACCCTAAAACCTGGCAATGGCAGTGTCCTTGTGAGCTGGGTCCCACCACCTGCTGAAAACCACAATGGCATCATCCGTGGCTACCAG GtctggagcctgggcaacacgtcACTGCCCCCAGCCAACTGGACTGTGGTTGGTGAGCAGACCCAGCTGGAAATCGCCACCCGCATGCCAGGCTCCTACTGTGTGCAAGTGGCTGCAGTCACTGGTGCTGGAGCTGGGGAACCCAGTAGCCCTGTCTGCCTCCTTTTAG AGCAGGCCATGGAGCGAGCCACCCGAGAACCCAGTGAGCatggtccctggaccctggaGCAGCTGAGGGCCACCTTGAAGCGGCCTGAGGTCATTGCCACCTGTGGTGTTGTGCTCTGGCTGCTGCTTCTGGGCACCGCTGTGTGTATCCACCGCCGGCGCCGAGCTGGGGTGCACCTGGGCCCAG GTCTGTACAGATATACCAGTAAGGACGCCATCCTAAAACACAG GATGGATCACAGTGACTCCCAGTGGTTGGCAGACACTTGGCGTTCCACCTCTGGCTCTCGGGActtgagcagcagcagcagcctcagcAGTAGGCTGGGGGCGGACCCCCGGGACCCGCTAGACTGTCGTCGCTCCT TGCTCTCCTGGGACTCCCGAAGCCCCGGCGTGCCCCTACTTCCAGACACCAGCACTTTTTATGGCTCCCTCATCGCTGAGCTGCCCTCCAGTCCCCCAGCCAGGCCAAGTCCCCAGGTCCCAGCTGTCAGGCGCCTACCACCCCAGCTGGCCCGACTTTCCAGCCCCTGTTCCAGCTCAGACAGCCTCTGCAGCCACAGGGGACTCTCTTCTCCACGCTTGTCTCTGGCACCTACAGAGGCTTGGAAGGCCAAAAAGAAGCAGG AGCTGCAGCATGTCAACAGTTCCCCACTGCTCCGGGGCAGCCAACCCTTGGAGCTCCGGGCCTGTGAGTTGGGAAATAGAGGTTCCAAGAACCTTTCCCAAAGCCCAG GAGCTGTGCCCCAAGCTCTGGTTGCTTGGCGGGCCCTGGGACCGAAACTCCTCAGCTCCTCAAATGAGCTGGTTACTCGTCCTCTCCCTCCAGCACCCCTCTTTCCTCATGAAACTCCCCAAACTCAGAGTCAACAGACCCA GCCTCCGGTGGCACCACAGGCTCCCTCCTCCATCCTGCTGGCAACAGCCCCCATTCCCATCCTTAGCCCCTGCAGTCCCCCTAGCCCTCAGACCTCTTCCCTCTCTGGCCCCAGCCCAGCTTCCAGTCACCTATCCAGCTCCTCACTGTCATCCCTGGGGGAGGATCAAGACAGCGTGCTGACCCCTGAGGAGGTAGCCCTGTGTTTGGAACTCAGTGAGGGTGAGGAGACTCCCAG GAACAGCGTCTCTCCCATGCCAAGAGCTCCTTCACCCCCCACCACCTATGGGTATATCAGCACCCCAACAGCCTCAGAGTTCACGGGCATGGACAGGACCGGAGGAGGGGTGGGGTCCGAGGGGGGAGTCTTGCTGTGCCCACCTCGGCCctgcctcacccccacccccagcgaGGGCTCCTTAGCCAATGGTTGGGGCTCAGCCTCTGAGGACAATGCTGCCAGCGCCAGAGCCAGCCTTGTCAGCTCCTCCGATGGCTCCTTCCTCGCTGATGCCCACTTTGCCCGGGCCCTGGCAGTGGCAGTGGATAGCTTTGGTTTTGGTCTAGAGCCCAGGGAGGCAGACTGCGTCTTCACAG ATGCCTCATCACCTCCCTCCCCAAGGGATGACATCTTCCTGACCCCCAACCTCTCCCTGCCCCTGTGGGAGTGGAGGCCAGACTGGTTGGAAGACATGGAGGtcaaccacacccagctgctgGGAAGGGGGATGCCTCCCTGGTCCCCTGACTCTCGGATCTCTTCCCAGAGAAGTCAGCTCCACTGTCCTGTGCCCAAGGCTGGTG CTTCTCCTGTAGATTACTCCTGA